Proteins encoded in a region of the Zea mays cultivar B73 chromosome 2, Zm-B73-REFERENCE-NAM-5.0, whole genome shotgun sequence genome:
- the LOC100279312 gene encoding uncharacterized protein LOC100279312 isoform 3 (isoform 3 is encoded by transcript variant 3) — MASPDLAAGDGSYDFHLRSLSAASRDSAAASDPASDPNLLQSVRRVCEMCRTAKEAKDEMVARAFPVMGKLFQRCAAAPTQAVASTGVLLLTILQFFLDFGEAVLHDADGSLKTFFRSCLRSLQILLLQSAQLNSL, encoded by the exons ATGGCTTCGCCGGACCTCGCCGCcggcgacggcagctacgactttCACCTTCGCTCTCTCTCCGCGGCCTCACGGGACTCCGCTGCGGCCTCCGACCCCGCCTCTGACCCCAACCTCCTCCAATCT GTTAGGAGGGTGTGCGAGATGTGCCGAACGGCGAAGGAAGCGAAGGACGAGATGGTGGCGCGGGCGTTCCCCGTGATGGGCAAGCTATTTCAGCGATGCGCCGCCGCTCCCACGCAGGCCGTTGCCTCCACCGGCGTGCTGCTCCTC ACCATTTTGCAATTCTTCTTGGATTTTGGGGAGGCTGTTTTGCATGATGCTGATGGTAGCTTGAAAACCTTCTTCCGCTCTTGCTTAA GGAGTTTGCAGATCCTATTGTTGCAGAGCGCACAGTTGAATTCCTTGTAA